The genomic segment GAAAAGATGGATTGTCCGGTATCCATGCGTGAGATATACGGACAAATGCATGAAGTAAAGATTGTAAAAGACCATAAAACGCATCTGACCACATTCTACTATTAACATAGTATCACCACATGAAAAATCACCCTTGTTTTCTTCTGCCACATATGACAGGAAGGAAACAAGGGTATATCATCAGGCAGTCTTTTCAATACATCTATTAGATATGGAGCAGATTGTTCTTCCTGCACAAATATTCATTCAGATCCTTATATCCGGAATATTCATGCGAAAAATCGCATATACGGATTCCGTATTTGTCCTTTAATGCCTGCACCGCATTTTTCCCGGCGGTATCATTATCCAGACAGCAACGGATGCCGTCATATTGTGAAAGGAAAGAAAAAGCCTTCTGTAAGTTACTGACAGAATTCAACACTATATAATCCCCCTCTTCCAAAGATGGAAAAGCCGGTCTGAAAGACAGAAAATCCATAAACCCCTCAAAAATATAGCAAATCCTGCTTTCCGGCGTGCTAATGATGCGACTGATGTCCTTGGGAGCAATACAAGCCTTGAAATACCTGTTCCTGATTTCGTACCCTCCGGAAATATTAGGGAAAGCGATGGCAAAATAATTCTTCCCATTCCGTTTAAAATGAGCTTCCCTGCATATTTTTCGGGCAGTTTCCAGATCGATGCACCGTTCCTTCAGATAAGTAAGCAGTATCCGGTTGGCAAGAGGAATGATTTTCAGATCTTGAAAGGCGAGATATGCCTTTTCAAACGGACAGGAAACAGTAACCGGTTTCAGTACGGCTCTTTTATCCCCAATACACTGTAGTACATAACCTATATCTTGTGTCCGATAAATCTCCTTGGCCAACGTTATAATGTCCCCTCCCTTCCCCAGACCGAAATCATACCACAATTCCTTATGGAGGTCAACCTTGAAAGAGGCCTCCTTTTCCGTCCTGAAGGGCGATTTGTACCATACGCTGTTCCCACGCTGTATTACCGGTTCGTATCCGAATCCGGCTAAAAAATCAACAAGTCTGATGTTCTTTGCTTCTTGTATGTTCATGGCATCTCATTTTCATGGATTAGTTCACTATTAATACACGACAAAGAACCGCTTTATATCCGAAACATAAAAAGCAGTGTCATCAGATGTCATTAAAAGTCATCAGATGACATCCTGTATATCCTTTTTACATGAATGGCTCAAAAAAACTTTTCTGTTTTGGCATGCACACCTCCTTCATGCAACAATGCCGCAAAGTATGATAAAGGCATGAATTATAAGTAAAACAAAACTGTACAAAATAATATTTATGGAGAAGTTATGACATTCTGAATAGTATCTGTATATTTGTAGAATCCAATAACACATAATATATTTGAATGGTATAATCTGTAGACATTATATCGAATAAGGTTTTAGGATATTGATAACCAATAGCCCTGTTTCTTTTCTGTATAAACTCTATATTTTAATACAATGGAAATTTAAAAACTGTTGACTGCCGCTTTACTATAAACTATTAATTTAAAAAAGTATTTATGAACAACATGAAAGATTTGATTGCGTTATTTGACAACCACAAGATTTATGATACGGATATATGGACAAATGTCCTTATTCTATTGGTGTTTACAGATTTGTATTTAGGTGTGTGTTGTCCCCAAAAAGAACCTGGAATTACGTTTCAGGATTTAACTCTAATAAACCTGATTCCATTCGTAATATTAGGTATTGTCTGTATTTGGACTGTGAAATTTTTTACTTGTATCCTCTTTGCATTATGTACACTAGCAGTACCCTTAATTGGGAAATATATTTTTCTATTTAAGGATGAAGAAGTTTCGATATTTATGTTGAAAGAATATGCAATGAAAACCAATAATACTGTGATTGCACAAATTGTAAGCGATATAGAGATACAAAAATCAAGAAAGGTAAAGAGTGCTTTAGGAAAGGTGGGAGCCATAATCTTATGTTTAGTAGATCTCTTTGCAGGTGCTTTCATGCCCAAGTCAGTTCCAAACTTTTTGGCGCCTAGTGAAATAGTCGTCATTTGTATTTTTGCTCTTTTAGTGCTTTTGGTTTATTCATGCAAAATAAAGATTCAAGGGGTATATCTTTCTAATGATTTGCGAAGCAAAATTTCCAACTTTAAAGTCAACACCCCAAACAATAAATAAATTCTTAATGCATTTAATTTAGCACATGTTTTTATTTTTTTCTCTTGTTGAAAACTATAATTAAAAGGAATGAAAATATTTGCAGAAATCGAACCTGTGTATTATATTTGCAGTGTCAAAGAGACAAATTTTGTCAGATTAGTAAAGAAAAACAATGAATTTAGCGTAAGGCCAATTCAATGGTTTTCATAAAAGATAAAGCAAAAAATGTGCAGTCACTCAAGGAGTTAGAATAAACCGAAGCAAAAGGTTCGATTCCTGGTGGCACCACTTTGAAGAAAATATGATCCTTGAATTTCCATGAGATTCAAGGATTTTTCATTAATGCCCCTACCAAATAGCTTATTAACTATGATCGACTCACAGTATATATTCCCGGCAACTCTTTCTGCCCTGACAATTTTGGCAACGGTATTGAATTTTACAGCACATTTTTCGAATAGTGAATATCTTTCATGGAAGGTGTTCAACAGAATATCACTTGCTACCCTTCTCTCCATGACCGTATGTATTTTCGCCTGGATGATTCACTCACGAGCCGGGATGCTATCATCGCTTCAATTAGTAGAAAATAATCTGGGAAATATGGCGCTAACTATTCTGGGAAGTATGTTTGTCGTATATCAAGATTTTATATTGTTCAGGAATGTATTGTCCTGGATAGGACGTGAAGCATTGCCAATGGATTTAAGCTATTCCTTATACGCTATTCTTGTTCCATTGGTAGTGATGATTATCAAAATCCCATTCGACAATCCGCTGGATATGTTTCCCAAGAATAATATATGGGGAGCGTTATGTTTCGACTTCGGCTTCTGGCACTTTATGACAGCACTTTCACTGGTATATGCCGTTATTATGATTGTTATTCAATTCATCCAGTTCGTTACCGCACTACGGCAACACGGTAAACGTCTTCTACTGGTATGT from the Bacteroides eggerthii genome contains:
- a CDS encoding toprim domain-containing protein; the encoded protein is MNIQEAKNIRLVDFLAGFGYEPVIQRGNSVWYKSPFRTEKEASFKVDLHKELWYDFGLGKGGDIITLAKEIYRTQDIGYVLQCIGDKRAVLKPVTVSCPFEKAYLAFQDLKIIPLANRILLTYLKERCIDLETARKICREAHFKRNGKNYFAIAFPNISGGYEIRNRYFKACIAPKDISRIISTPESRICYIFEGFMDFLSFRPAFPSLEEGDYIVLNSVSNLQKAFSFLSQYDGIRCCLDNDTAGKNAVQALKDKYGIRICDFSHEYSGYKDLNEYLCRKNNLLHI